In a genomic window of Saccharothrix sp. HUAS TT1:
- a CDS encoding DUF1772 domain-containing protein translates to MFPTVTIVAALGCGMMAGVFFAFSAMVMPGLRRAGPEVGVAAMRAINLAVVNPAFIGVFLGTAVVGVVAAFGGGPWAWAGAVLYLLGGVVLTGAFHVPRNNGLERSGTPEDWTRYLREWVPANHLRALLSLAAAVSFTAAALQ, encoded by the coding sequence ATGTTCCCCACGGTGACGATCGTCGCGGCTCTCGGCTGCGGGATGATGGCTGGGGTCTTCTTCGCGTTCTCCGCGATGGTCATGCCCGGGCTGCGGCGGGCCGGGCCCGAGGTCGGGGTCGCGGCCATGCGGGCGATCAACCTCGCGGTGGTGAACCCGGCGTTCATCGGCGTCTTCCTCGGCACGGCGGTGGTCGGTGTGGTGGCGGCGTTCGGGGGCGGTCCGTGGGCGTGGGCGGGCGCGGTCCTCTACCTGCTGGGCGGTGTCGTGCTGACGGGCGCCTTCCACGTCCCGCGCAACAACGGGCTGGAGCGGTCGGGCACGCCGGAGGACTGGACCCGGTACCTGCGCGAGTGGGTGCCCGCGAACCACCTGCGGGCGCTGCTCTCGCTCGCCGCCGCCGTCTCGTTCACCGCGGCGGCACTCCAGTAG
- a CDS encoding SulP family inorganic anion transporter translates to MSTRTERPAPPGRRTPWPDVGASLVVFLVALPLCVGIAVASGVPAELGIITGVVGGLVVGLLPGSTMQVSGPAAGLTVLVADTVAAHGLGALGVIVLGAGLLQVAMGLLRLGRWFRAISPAVVQGMLAGIGLVLVLGQLYPFAGQDQPATTGAKFAGLVDLVRAAVTTAVGLSGVAVGVLTLVVAWLWKRTPWRAVPGMLVAVVVASAVGALFPLPRISVGPLTDVVALVDFDLLDAGVLGAMLTFALVASAESLFSAAAVDRMHGGPRTRYNQELVAQGVGNAVCGVLGALPMTAVIVRSATNVEAGARTRLSRVLHGWWLLVFVVLLPGVLSYVPLAVLAALLVQAGWKLLAPGQVVALARVDRAEAGVLVLTAGLIVLTDLLTGTLAGLLAAVVKTAWDMSRLTVTVTAQGEDHHHVAVRGNATFLQLPNLLETLEALPDSRPVRMDLTGVRHLDQACGQAIEHWAAQRGSVELIRPTPDRV, encoded by the coding sequence GTGAGCACTCGAACCGAACGACCCGCCCCACCGGGGCGGAGAACCCCGTGGCCCGACGTCGGAGCGTCGCTGGTGGTGTTCCTGGTGGCGCTCCCGCTGTGCGTGGGCATCGCCGTCGCCTCCGGCGTCCCGGCCGAACTGGGCATCATCACCGGCGTGGTGGGCGGCCTCGTGGTCGGCCTGCTGCCCGGCAGCACCATGCAGGTCAGCGGACCGGCGGCGGGGCTGACCGTGCTGGTCGCCGACACCGTCGCGGCGCACGGCCTGGGCGCGCTGGGCGTCATCGTCCTGGGCGCGGGCCTGCTCCAGGTGGCGATGGGCCTGCTGCGGCTCGGCCGCTGGTTCCGCGCCATCTCGCCCGCCGTGGTGCAGGGCATGCTGGCGGGCATCGGCCTGGTGCTGGTGCTCGGCCAGCTCTACCCGTTCGCCGGGCAGGACCAGCCGGCCACGACCGGCGCCAAGTTCGCCGGCCTGGTGGACCTGGTCCGGGCCGCGGTCACCACCGCGGTCGGCCTGAGCGGCGTGGCCGTCGGCGTGCTGACGCTGGTGGTGGCGTGGCTGTGGAAGCGGACGCCGTGGCGTGCCGTGCCGGGGATGCTGGTGGCCGTCGTGGTCGCGTCCGCGGTCGGGGCGCTGTTCCCGCTGCCGCGGATCTCGGTCGGTCCGCTGACCGACGTGGTGGCGCTGGTCGACTTCGACCTGCTGGACGCGGGCGTGCTCGGCGCGATGCTGACGTTCGCCCTCGTGGCGTCGGCGGAGAGCCTGTTCAGCGCGGCGGCCGTCGACCGGATGCACGGCGGGCCGCGGACGCGGTACAACCAGGAGCTGGTCGCGCAGGGCGTCGGCAACGCGGTGTGCGGCGTGCTCGGCGCGCTGCCGATGACCGCCGTGATCGTGCGCAGCGCGACCAACGTGGAGGCGGGCGCGCGCACCCGGCTGTCCCGCGTGCTGCACGGCTGGTGGCTGCTGGTGTTCGTCGTGCTGCTGCCCGGCGTGCTGTCCTACGTGCCGCTGGCGGTGCTGGCCGCCCTGCTGGTGCAGGCGGGCTGGAAGCTGCTGGCGCCCGGGCAGGTCGTGGCGCTGGCCCGCGTCGACCGCGCCGAGGCGGGCGTCCTGGTCCTCACCGCGGGCCTGATCGTGCTGACCGACCTGCTCACCGGCACCCTCGCGGGCCTGCTGGCGGCGGTGGTCAAGACGGCCTGGGACATGTCCCGGCTGACCGTCACGGTGACCGCCCAGGGCGAGGACCACCACCACGTGGCGGTGCGCGGCAACGCGACGTTCCTGCAGCTGCCCAACCTGCTGGAGACCCTGGAAGCCCTGCCGGACAGCAGGCCCGTCCGGATGGACCTGACCGGCGTGCGCCACCTCGACCAGGCGTGCGGCCAGGCGATCGAGCACTGGGCCGCGCAGCGCGGCAGCGTGGAGCTGATCCGCCCGACGCCCGACCGGGTGTGA
- a CDS encoding sigma-70 family RNA polymerase sigma factor, whose translation MTAGEETAPDVASAFTGHRTHLIGVAYRLTGSVADAEDAVQEAWLRLAGLSDRGRADIRDLRGWLTTVVGRICLDRLRSAAVRRERYVGQWLPEPLVTSGEDDPLDAVVRDDGVRLAALVVLDRLTPEQRVAFVLHDAFDVPFAEIADALGCEVATARQHASRGRRAAADADPPPRVALEEQREVLERFLRAMASGDVNAVVSLLHPDAVLVGDGGGKAKTAVNVVSGADRVARLVLGLLRQYDGALETGRPVLVNGDLGLLFAARGKLTARVSAFAVRDGRVAGVYDISNPDKLGHVPFPEPA comes from the coding sequence GTGACCGCAGGCGAGGAGACCGCGCCCGACGTCGCCTCGGCGTTCACCGGGCACCGCACCCACCTGATCGGCGTGGCCTACCGGCTCACCGGCAGCGTCGCGGACGCCGAGGACGCGGTGCAGGAGGCGTGGCTGCGGCTGGCGGGCCTGAGCGACCGGGGCCGCGCGGACATCCGGGACCTGCGCGGCTGGCTGACGACCGTGGTCGGCCGGATCTGCCTGGACCGGCTGCGGTCGGCGGCGGTGCGGCGGGAGCGGTACGTCGGGCAGTGGTTGCCCGAGCCGCTGGTCACCTCCGGCGAGGACGACCCGCTGGACGCGGTGGTGCGCGACGACGGCGTGCGGCTGGCGGCCCTGGTGGTGCTGGACCGCCTCACGCCCGAGCAGCGGGTGGCCTTCGTGCTGCACGACGCGTTCGACGTGCCGTTCGCGGAGATCGCCGACGCGCTGGGCTGCGAGGTCGCCACCGCCCGCCAGCACGCCTCGCGGGGCAGGCGTGCGGCGGCCGACGCCGACCCGCCGCCGCGGGTGGCGCTGGAGGAGCAGCGCGAGGTGCTGGAGCGGTTCCTCCGGGCCATGGCCTCCGGTGACGTCAACGCCGTGGTGAGCCTGCTGCACCCGGACGCGGTGCTGGTGGGCGACGGCGGCGGCAAGGCCAAGACCGCGGTCAACGTGGTCAGCGGCGCGGACCGGGTGGCGCGCCTGGTGCTCGGCCTGCTGCGGCAGTACGACGGCGCGCTGGAGACCGGGCGACCGGTGCTGGTCAACGGCGACCTGGGGCTGCTGTTCGCCGCCCGCGGCAAGCTCACCGCGCGGGTCAGCGCGTTCGCGGTGCGGGACGGCAGGGTGGCCGGCGTGTACGACATCTCGAACCCGGACAAGCTCGGCCACGTGCCGTTCCCCGAACCCGCCTAG
- a CDS encoding AraC family transcriptional regulator codes for MDALAGLLNGPRARGAFLMRTVLDPPWSLRVEDRAPLTVVALVRGDGWLLPHDGEPAPLRAGDVAVLRGPDPYALADDPATPVQAVVHPGGITTTPDGSALCEQWGLGVRTWGANADGSVVLLSGAYQLDSEVSGRLLSALPPSLVVPRAELPLVPLLADEVARDEPGQEAVLDRLLDLLLISVLRAWFCRPEARAPAWYSAHADPVVGRALRLLHGDPARPWTVGSLAGAVGVSRAALARRFTELVGEPPMAYLTDWRLALAADLLREPGATVGAVARRVGYSTAFALSTAFKRERGVSPSEHRANA; via the coding sequence GTGGACGCTCTCGCCGGACTGCTGAACGGACCGCGCGCCCGTGGCGCGTTCCTCATGCGGACCGTCCTGGACCCGCCGTGGTCGCTGCGCGTCGAGGACCGCGCGCCGCTGACCGTGGTGGCGCTGGTGCGCGGCGACGGGTGGTTGCTGCCGCACGACGGCGAACCGGCGCCGCTGCGCGCCGGTGACGTGGCGGTGCTGCGCGGGCCGGACCCGTACGCGCTGGCCGACGACCCGGCCACGCCCGTGCAGGCGGTGGTGCACCCCGGCGGGATCACCACGACGCCGGACGGGTCCGCGCTGTGCGAGCAGTGGGGCCTCGGCGTGCGCACGTGGGGCGCGAACGCCGACGGGTCCGTGGTGCTGCTCAGCGGCGCCTACCAGCTCGACAGCGAGGTGAGCGGGCGGCTGCTGTCGGCGCTGCCGCCGTCCCTCGTCGTGCCGCGCGCGGAACTGCCGCTGGTGCCGCTGCTGGCCGACGAGGTCGCCCGCGACGAGCCCGGCCAGGAGGCGGTGCTGGACCGGCTGCTCGACCTGCTGCTGATCTCCGTGCTGCGGGCGTGGTTCTGCCGACCGGAGGCGCGGGCGCCCGCCTGGTACTCGGCGCACGCCGACCCCGTGGTCGGCCGGGCGCTGCGGCTGCTGCACGGCGACCCGGCGCGACCGTGGACGGTGGGCTCGCTGGCCGGGGCGGTCGGCGTGTCGCGGGCGGCGCTGGCCAGGCGGTTCACCGAGCTGGTCGGCGAACCGCCGATGGCCTACCTGACCGACTGGCGGCTCGCGCTGGCCGCCGACCTGCTGCGCGAGCCGGGCGCCACGGTCGGCGCGGTGGCCCGCCGGGTCGGCTACAGCACCGCGTTCGCGCTGAGCACGGCGTTCAAGCGGGAACGCGGCGTGAGCCCGTCCGAGCACCGCGCCAACGCGTGA
- a CDS encoding Type 1 glutamine amidotransferase-like domain-containing protein, translating to MPADQPTIVATSGGFRAGRRTHLEFHRLVHHAVDLSGVHGRKPKLCHVGTAAGDQRWFNADISEAGQLAGWEVSHLNLFTMPPTTDLAGFVGEHDVVWVGGGSVANLLAVWAVHDLGPVLRGAWQDGVVLGGVSAGSICWFVGGSTDSFGPELRIVTNGLGFLPYGNGVHYDTEAARRPTIHAAVAAGALPVTHCTDDGAGLVYHGAELVEAVSERSTGGAYVVTRDESSATAQEEPLDTRRL from the coding sequence ATGCCAGCAGACCAGCCGACGATCGTGGCCACCTCGGGCGGATTCCGCGCCGGGCGTCGCACCCACCTGGAGTTCCACCGACTCGTCCACCACGCCGTCGACCTGTCCGGCGTGCACGGGCGCAAGCCGAAGCTGTGCCACGTCGGCACGGCGGCGGGCGACCAGCGGTGGTTCAACGCCGACATCTCCGAAGCCGGGCAGCTCGCCGGGTGGGAGGTGTCGCACCTGAACCTGTTCACCATGCCGCCGACGACCGACCTCGCGGGCTTCGTCGGCGAGCACGACGTGGTGTGGGTCGGCGGTGGTTCGGTGGCGAACCTGCTGGCCGTGTGGGCGGTGCACGACCTCGGGCCGGTCCTGCGCGGGGCGTGGCAGGACGGCGTCGTGCTCGGCGGCGTGTCGGCCGGGTCGATCTGCTGGTTCGTGGGCGGTTCGACGGACTCGTTCGGCCCGGAGCTGCGGATCGTCACCAACGGGCTCGGCTTCCTGCCGTACGGCAACGGCGTGCACTACGACACCGAGGCCGCGCGCCGGCCGACCATCCACGCGGCGGTCGCGGCGGGCGCCCTGCCGGTGACGCACTGCACCGACGACGGAGCCGGACTCGTCTACCACGGCGCCGAACTGGTGGAGGCGGTGTCCGAGCGGTCGACGGGCGGCGCCTACGTCGTCACCCGCGACGAGTCTTCAGCAACCGCACAGGAGGAACCCCTCGACACCAGGCGGTTGTGA
- a CDS encoding serpin family protein, producing MPDRAHLTFALTLHDAVAPDRTRNACWSPYSVASALGLTARAARGQTEAELVALLGADHADVLKAAVVGDDAEFAVANTLWASDELPIDEGFLADLAGWPGAAARSAPFAADPEGARKLINADVAETTHQLVPELLASGAITSDTVATLVNALYLKSAWTDEFPEHDTADLPFRGAGDVPTMRREGNARYARQAGWEAVALAAQGGVEAVVLLPEGDLGGTEGVPEVLAALEHDRVELFLPKLELSVNCSLAEALQQVGVRTMFTDAADLTGLSPDPRLRVDDVVHEAVLRLDEQGFEGAAATAVVMRLTSFIPAEPARTVRVDRPHLLLVRHAGTGAIFFFAQVAKP from the coding sequence GTGCCTGATCGAGCGCACCTGACGTTCGCCCTCACCCTGCACGACGCCGTCGCGCCCGATCGCACCCGGAACGCGTGCTGGTCGCCGTACTCGGTGGCCAGCGCCCTCGGTCTGACCGCGCGAGCGGCGCGCGGGCAGACCGAGGCTGAGCTGGTCGCGCTGTTGGGCGCGGACCACGCGGACGTGCTCAAGGCCGCGGTGGTGGGCGACGACGCCGAGTTCGCCGTGGCCAACACGCTGTGGGCGTCCGACGAGCTGCCGATCGACGAGGGCTTCCTCGCCGACCTCGCCGGGTGGCCGGGCGCGGCGGCGCGCTCCGCGCCGTTCGCCGCGGACCCGGAGGGCGCCCGCAAGCTGATCAACGCCGACGTGGCCGAGACGACCCACCAGCTGGTCCCCGAGCTGCTGGCGTCGGGCGCGATCACGTCGGACACGGTCGCGACGCTGGTCAACGCGCTGTACCTGAAGTCGGCGTGGACCGACGAGTTCCCCGAGCACGACACCGCCGACCTGCCGTTCCGCGGCGCCGGCGACGTCCCGACCATGCGCCGCGAGGGCAACGCGCGCTACGCCCGGCAGGCCGGGTGGGAGGCCGTGGCGCTGGCCGCGCAGGGCGGCGTCGAGGCGGTCGTGCTGCTGCCGGAGGGCGACCTGGGCGGCACGGAGGGCGTGCCCGAGGTGCTGGCCGCGCTGGAGCACGACCGGGTCGAGCTGTTCCTGCCGAAGCTGGAGCTGTCGGTGAACTGCTCGCTCGCCGAGGCGTTGCAGCAGGTCGGCGTGCGGACCATGTTCACCGACGCGGCCGACCTGACCGGGCTGAGCCCCGACCCGCGGCTGCGCGTGGACGACGTGGTGCACGAGGCCGTGCTGCGGCTGGACGAGCAGGGCTTCGAGGGCGCGGCGGCGACCGCGGTGGTGATGCGGCTCACGTCGTTCATCCCGGCCGAGCCCGCGCGCACGGTCCGCGTCGACCGGCCGCACCTGCTGCTGGTCCGGCACGCCGGAACGGGTGCGATCTTCTTCTTCGCCCAGGTCGCCAAGCCGTAG
- a CDS encoding deoxyguanosinetriphosphate triphosphohydrolase — protein MTQGYTPHDSARLLSERPKGAVLPGARTERRSPFSRDRARVLHSAALRRLAGKTQVVGPGEGAEVTGVPRTRLTHSLEVAQIGRGIGEELGCDPDVVDTAGLAHDIGHPPFGHNGERALDELAGPCGGFEGNAQTLRILTRLEPKTAKGLNLTRACLDAAAKYPWTRRPGVVKFGAYDDDLAVFTWLRDGAPEGRRCLEAQVMDWADDVAYSVHDVEDGVLAHRISLSALGDPAERAAIAELAAKHFSAEPVSALEATAGDLLALPVIAELAEYDGSLRAQVALKRLTSELVGRFASAAVGATREAHGDGPLSRYQADLVVPPRVAAEVALLKAVAVRYVMSDPARLAVQAWQRELVAELVHLLLDRAPDSLDPAFHPAWAAAGTDAERLRVVVDQVASLTDAQAVAWRSALAKAAPEPL, from the coding sequence ATGACGCAGGGCTACACCCCGCACGACTCGGCGCGGTTGCTGTCCGAGCGGCCGAAGGGCGCCGTGCTGCCCGGCGCCCGCACCGAGCGCCGCTCGCCGTTCTCCCGCGACCGGGCCAGGGTGCTGCACTCGGCGGCGCTGCGCAGGCTCGCGGGCAAGACCCAGGTCGTCGGACCCGGCGAGGGCGCGGAGGTGACCGGTGTGCCGCGCACCCGGCTCACCCACTCGCTGGAGGTCGCCCAGATCGGCCGGGGCATCGGCGAGGAGCTCGGCTGCGACCCGGACGTGGTCGACACCGCCGGGCTCGCGCACGACATCGGGCACCCGCCGTTCGGGCACAACGGGGAACGCGCGCTGGACGAGCTGGCCGGGCCGTGCGGCGGCTTCGAGGGCAACGCCCAGACCCTGCGCATCCTGACCAGGCTGGAACCCAAGACCGCCAAGGGCCTCAACCTGACCAGGGCGTGCCTGGACGCGGCGGCCAAGTACCCGTGGACCCGCCGTCCCGGGGTGGTGAAGTTCGGCGCGTACGACGACGACCTCGCGGTGTTCACCTGGCTGCGCGACGGCGCGCCGGAGGGCAGGCGGTGCCTGGAGGCGCAGGTCATGGACTGGGCCGACGACGTCGCCTACTCCGTGCACGACGTGGAGGACGGCGTGCTGGCTCACCGGATCAGCCTGTCCGCGCTCGGCGACCCGGCCGAGCGGGCGGCCATCGCGGAGCTGGCCGCCAAGCACTTCTCCGCCGAACCGGTGTCCGCGCTCGAAGCCACCGCCGGCGACCTGCTCGCGCTGCCGGTCATCGCCGAGCTGGCCGAGTACGACGGCTCGCTGCGCGCCCAGGTCGCGCTGAAGCGGCTCACCAGCGAGCTGGTCGGCCGGTTCGCCTCGGCCGCCGTCGGCGCGACCCGCGAGGCGCACGGCGACGGCCCGCTGAGCCGCTACCAGGCCGACCTGGTCGTGCCGCCCCGGGTCGCGGCCGAGGTGGCGCTGCTCAAGGCGGTCGCGGTGCGGTACGTGATGAGCGACCCGGCGCGGCTGGCCGTGCAGGCGTGGCAGCGGGAGCTGGTGGCCGAGCTGGTCCACCTGCTGCTCGACCGCGCGCCGGACTCGCTCGACCCCGCCTTCCACCCCGCGTGGGCCGCCGCCGGCACGGACGCCGAACGGCTGCGCGTCGTGGTCGACCAGGTCGCCTCGCTGACCGACGCCCAGGCGGTGGCGTGGCGGTCGGCGCTGGCGAAAGCCGCCCCCGAACCGCTGTGA
- a CDS encoding carboxymuconolactone decarboxylase family protein, whose amino-acid sequence MPRIPVVTTRQANPLVRLAYRFAKRRFGAVPEPFTVAAHHRRLFVASARHELAVEKAATTLPVSLRELVVLLTAVKLGCSWCVDFGTMLIKHEGLDVDRLKEIHDYRTSDSYTELEKLALAYADAMTETPTAVTDEQVAELDRRLGHRGLVELTYLIALENQRGRFNSAFGITDQGFTSGDACRAPLP is encoded by the coding sequence ATGCCCAGGATCCCGGTCGTCACCACCAGGCAGGCCAACCCGCTGGTCCGGCTCGCGTACCGGTTCGCCAAGCGGCGGTTCGGCGCGGTGCCGGAGCCGTTCACCGTCGCGGCGCACCACCGCCGGCTGTTCGTGGCGAGCGCGCGGCACGAGCTGGCGGTGGAGAAGGCGGCCACGACGCTGCCGGTGTCGCTGCGCGAGCTGGTCGTCCTCCTGACCGCGGTGAAGCTCGGCTGCTCGTGGTGCGTCGACTTCGGCACCATGCTGATCAAGCACGAGGGCCTGGACGTCGACCGGCTCAAGGAGATCCACGACTACCGGACCTCGGACTCCTACACCGAGCTGGAGAAGCTGGCGCTCGCCTACGCCGACGCGATGACCGAGACGCCGACCGCCGTCACCGACGAGCAGGTCGCCGAGCTGGACCGGCGGCTCGGGCACCGGGGCCTGGTCGAGCTGACCTACCTGATCGCCCTGGAGAACCAGCGCGGCCGGTTCAACTCGGCGTTCGGCATCACCGACCAGGGCTTCACCTCCGGCGACGCCTGCCGGGCGCCGCTGCCCTAG
- a CDS encoding YdcF family protein produces the protein MTFLPRLRRLVTRVVLGAVVIGFLVVGGTAFRVWQVAREDDRTHADMAVVLGAAQFNGVPSEVLEARLEHARRLYEQGVVNYIATTGGRQPGDNFTEGEAGRIWLEEHDVPADRILEVGEGTDTLGSIRALAAAAREKSLTTAVIVSDPWHSLRARTMAEDEGLSAWTSPTRSGPNVQTRETQLFYIRRETGALLYYHLMKAPAGAFDGILL, from the coding sequence GTGACGTTCCTGCCGAGGCTCCGCAGGCTGGTGACCCGCGTCGTGCTCGGCGCCGTCGTGATCGGGTTCCTCGTCGTCGGGGGCACGGCGTTCCGCGTCTGGCAGGTGGCGCGCGAGGACGACCGCACGCACGCCGACATGGCCGTCGTGCTCGGCGCGGCCCAGTTCAACGGCGTGCCGTCGGAAGTGCTCGAAGCCCGGCTGGAGCACGCCCGCCGGCTGTACGAGCAGGGGGTGGTCAACTACATCGCCACCACCGGCGGCCGGCAGCCCGGCGACAACTTCACCGAGGGCGAGGCCGGTCGGATCTGGCTGGAGGAGCACGACGTGCCCGCCGACCGGATCCTCGAGGTCGGCGAGGGCACCGACACGCTGGGCAGCATCCGCGCGCTCGCCGCCGCGGCCCGCGAGAAGTCCCTCACCACCGCCGTGATCGTCAGCGACCCGTGGCACTCCCTGCGGGCGCGCACGATGGCCGAGGACGAGGGCCTGTCGGCGTGGACGTCGCCGACCCGCAGCGGGCCGAACGTGCAGACCCGCGAGACCCAGTTGTTCTACATCCGCCGCGAGACCGGCGCGCTGCTCTACTACCACCTGATGAAGGCCCCGGCGGGCGCTTTCGACGGCATCCTGCTGTAG
- a CDS encoding serine hydrolase, whose translation MGRRWAVVVVALVVGVAALVWPSLPEDAAEASLTAPPGTAAPSTADGPATADRPSTAGGPSATAPADTPHPAAPRAAGTPAPDLPAAVARAAEVGAGVDLGLAVVDLDTGAAAGSGADTPFRSASLSKLLVAVDLLTSGEVPSDDLDLLSRALRLSDDDAMNALWTLHDGMGAIDRVAARAGLTTTRAPADASQWGDVEMSAADVARLYRYVLTGLPSADREFVVTALSSASPTAADGFDQAYGLLAPGVDAYAKQGWMWYLPADLHLHSAGVVANRYAVAVLSVQTGVDEQDAKDRLTAITTALISGLTGPAG comes from the coding sequence GTGGGAAGACGCTGGGCGGTAGTCGTGGTCGCGCTGGTCGTGGGCGTGGCCGCGCTGGTGTGGCCGAGCCTGCCCGAGGACGCCGCCGAGGCGTCGCTCACCGCACCGCCGGGCACCGCCGCGCCGTCGACCGCCGACGGACCGGCGACCGCTGACAGGCCGTCGACCGCCGGCGGACCGTCGGCCACCGCTCCGGCGGACACCCCGCACCCGGCCGCGCCACGTGCCGCCGGGACACCCGCCCCGGACCTCCCGGCGGCGGTAGCGCGGGCGGCCGAGGTGGGCGCCGGTGTCGACCTCGGGTTGGCCGTGGTCGACCTCGACACCGGCGCCGCGGCCGGTTCCGGCGCCGACACCCCGTTCCGCTCGGCGTCGCTGAGCAAGCTGCTGGTGGCCGTGGACCTGCTGACCTCCGGCGAGGTGCCGTCCGACGACCTCGACCTCCTGTCCCGGGCGCTCCGCCTGAGCGACGACGACGCCATGAACGCCCTGTGGACGCTGCACGACGGCATGGGCGCGATCGACCGCGTGGCCGCACGGGCGGGCCTGACCACCACCCGCGCGCCGGCGGACGCCTCGCAGTGGGGCGACGTCGAGATGTCGGCCGCCGACGTCGCGCGGCTCTACCGGTACGTGCTGACCGGGCTGCCCTCCGCCGACCGGGAGTTCGTCGTGACCGCCCTGTCGTCGGCCTCCCCCACCGCCGCGGACGGCTTCGACCAGGCTTACGGGCTGCTCGCGCCGGGCGTCGACGCGTACGCCAAGCAGGGCTGGATGTGGTACCTGCCGGCGGACCTCCACCTGCACAGCGCGGGCGTGGTCGCGAACCGGTACGCCGTCGCCGTGCTGTCGGTCCAGACCGGCGTGGACGAGCAGGACGCCAAGGACCGGCTGACCGCGATCACGACCGCCCTCATCAGCGGGCTCACCGGCCCGGCGGGTTGA
- a CDS encoding DUF6194 family protein, with amino-acid sequence MNVDELKDHISSTFAGIRVVEASGDTFFLYDPDGDLPPERQMPFATIVTGDRYDRVSRLGEDGAYRLNIGLTKASYAAMFGAVPTERDGDGVLDSGFDYAERDRLLPHPFYASQHWVCVVSPSGATLEAVRPLLVEAHGFAARKHANHARRAR; translated from the coding sequence GTGAACGTCGATGAACTCAAGGACCACATCAGCTCGACCTTCGCCGGCATCCGCGTCGTGGAGGCGTCCGGCGACACGTTCTTCCTCTACGACCCCGACGGCGACCTCCCGCCGGAACGGCAGATGCCGTTCGCCACGATCGTCACCGGCGACCGCTACGACCGGGTCTCGCGGTTGGGCGAGGACGGCGCGTACCGGCTCAACATCGGGCTGACCAAGGCGTCCTACGCGGCGATGTTCGGCGCCGTGCCGACCGAGCGCGACGGTGACGGCGTCCTGGACTCCGGGTTCGACTACGCGGAGCGGGATCGCTTGCTGCCGCACCCGTTCTACGCGTCGCAGCACTGGGTCTGCGTCGTGTCGCCGAGCGGGGCGACGCTGGAGGCCGTCCGGCCGCTGCTGGTCGAGGCGCACGGGTTCGCGGCGCGCAAGCACGCGAACCACGCCCGGCGCGCGAGGTGA